A single window of Plasmodium reichenowi strain SY57 chromosome 12, whole genome shotgun sequence DNA harbors:
- a CDS encoding RNA-binding protein, putative — translation TDEINMECIENKLEDGYNNTNIWDKVNVSLSNCKLSEGENEKRSEEIYLNNFVSDKNDMNNTWDINNMNNNMMYSNNLGSEEKNYLVPNENHKRWTDEYNIDEMFIKKNDIEHINPDIIINNYKNNNIHKTAENIGNIKSNNNYINDRGTINGDKLKKLTNENIYHNEYNKNKSDDNTKYKNNRNYRNKYMNRKNNKNKTKNNANNNKSECINDGTHCSLYDNINSYNINNNNNNNVENVTNIFKNTPFSHITMNENNIREDTSNIPVHTNKYLLMQKNVNDIINFNIAKNNSTNESNILVDNMNDNLKEKNDMPDDIDKFLFNQNDSISMDGTKYIMNDLEKCKTCMEDEKEINDVIEHISEKENIDTKKKKYSNKKKNHLPNLNSTIHTLKNNIYHNVDQKDEEKLGSNIINNTNSDINNNKMNENENENGNGNSNGNGNDNDNGNGNILGVHISQNNNLINNMNSIISNEYTYMNEPKDENNNVPYNYNVRNIEDSSSCRNNINNVNLFGNKTYINVPNNIVTKMFNDTNRSTANNRNNMNNVSEIYENTPSLNNSLAITKTNMQDSINSNMNIIHNNNNNNNNNNNNNNGVYFFNGGNNCVHVNCTKNTSNEKDVFNSSVSKKTLNENMSIERPVILNNSQMLEAFIQGRLCLSCDSLDHPMPLCPNNSFVCPNCHNVSHRGNDCPMKCRFCLKYHMGISIMDCLKKARIQTEKNNSNYDKKDNHNSSCSTSNNNMNKINKNLKSNDEKVNIGPRFDISTRPDNSYGRSVYVSNLSEDISNIQLRDTINLHLDNGFVVNIDRQDGYAFVELSNLYSTFQLVQKTVSINFKKLKIQFKKTGQFLIPDNLSQSFGNMKNFNININMNSTKNHNNNNNNYNNNYNNNYNNNYNNNNNNNNNNNNNNNNNNNNNNNNNNNCNNNNNNYNIVEYNNKKTLIGPSNTLSKNIPNHMINKSLSNKGTTFINIPPNRRRQYNNRSANNKGNMGANKQYNNKNNNNNNKKKTNSNVNTNHTNKSNQINNIINNNNINNNNNININNNNNIINNINSNNNLNQYCSNNVMTVENSNTGKFTNTHLFNGDTFLENKNKNIYKSFHPKYSKNTPHLFNNQQKLFHATELQKVHQNSIEPREEVKKNEIKENIKKNFACSNSFDNEINKYHIPQKENNKMLTENNYQKNRNSYNVNTIMLDQNKKCKGNNLFGSVEYKINMENKNNFSNECNNSYDHNFIYNYNFSNDNKLPYKCSTSNNYNCPNNNNSQNDYSTTYNHGFSKVNENTDNSSSDIPFRNHDKKIISDYMNSNTNTTASGFCPNTLFTSNDISNNLMNQDVNIYMNISNEENRLINKNMRNETNKTTATITTTSDNILNASFFNTMLYVKDDYVDKCDEGNNSTNWIGYPENAINNNSNNNINIMNSKNNMDNMNNIIYKNPARNYMNNEIIVNTLNTFPHENKNISPKYINEKENDEFEYNTHLNIKSILDDAIEINQNTIDYDQYNYYDNITSFNNNDNNIDKYTIQNGVDQNTVTNYNTSNYNIQMKEENNYKENDLLYYSNFDKTNIKNEEHIYINKNIWKDKFDNCYNICNDMFFGNNDIYDIFSNFNSLKMYENNITNDNIIENIGKHVNIDNIMNETTMDHIENDGTIDPIENDVTIDHTDNNGEDNNIAYNDTHIFNNNIRFNNTRLNNDTFQNVEDWNKNKLSDILKNNENIMFDDNKDMANENEQNKKDIEDHEILNIPYMKNMKDKELDAIEQDLERHIKALWNIRKIKIVKSYDVQK, via the coding sequence ATACtgatgaaataaatatggaATGTATTGAAAATAAACTGGAGGATGGATATAATAACACGAATATATGGGATAAGGTGAATGTATCTTTATCTAACTGTAAATTATCTGAAGgagaaaatgaaaaaagatCGGAggaaatttatttaaataattttgtttcTGACAAAAATGACATGAATAACACTTGGGATATAAACAacatgaataataatatgatgTATTCAAATAATTTGGGATCTGAGGAAAAGAATTATCTTGTACCTAATGAAAATCATAAAAGATGGACagatgaatataatatagatgaaatgtttattaaaaaaaatgatattgaacatataaaccctgacataataataaacaattataaaaataataatatacataagACAGCTGAAAATATAGGGAATAttaaaagtaataataattatataaatgatagGGGTACAATTAATGGTGATAAGTTAAAAAAACTTACAAATgagaatatatatcataatgaatataataaaaataaaagcGATGATAATACCaagtataaaaataataggAACTATAGGaacaaatatatgaataggaaaaataataaaaataaaactaaaaataatgctaataataataaaagtgaATGTATAAATGATGGAACGCATTGTTCCCTGTATGATAATATCAAtagttataatataaataataataataataataatgttgaAAATGtcacaaatatatttaaaaacaCTCCATTTTCTCATATTACTATGAATGAGAATAATATCAGAGAAGATACTTCTAATATTCCTGTTCATACAAATAAGTATCTTTTAATGcaaaaaaatgtaaatgacatcattaattttaatatagcaaaaaataatagtaCAAACGAAAGTAATATTCTAGTagataatatgaatgataatttaaaagaaaaaaatgatatgCCGGATGATATAGataaatttctttttaatcAAAATGATAGCATATCAATGGATGGTACTAAATATATCATGAATGATTTAGAAAAATGCAAAACATGTATGGaagatgaaaaagaaataaatgatGTAATTGAACATATAAGtgaaaaggaaaatattgatacaaaaaaaaaaaagtatagtaataaaaaaaaaaatcatttaCCTAATTTGAATAGTACAATTCATACcttgaaaaataatatatatcataatgTAGACCAAAAGGATGAGGAAAAATTGGGGTctaatataattaataatacgaatagtgatattaataataataaaatgaatgaaaatgaaaatgaaaatggTAATGGTAACAGTAACGGTAATggtaatgataatgataatggTAATGGAAATATTTTAGGTGTACATATTTCAcagaataataatttaataaataatatgaattcTATTATATCAAATGAGTACACATATATGAATGAACCGAAGGATgagaataataatgtaccttataattataatgtgAGAAATATAGAGGATAGTTCTTCTTGTAGgaataacataaataatgttaatttatttgggaataaaacatatataaatgtaccaaataatattgttaCAAAAATGTTTAATGATACAAATAGGTCTACTGCTAATAATAggaataatatgaataatgtATCTGAGATATATGAAAATACTCCAAGTTTAAACAATTCCTTGGCTATTACAAAAACGAATATGCAAGATAGTATAAATAGTAATATGAAcattatacataataataataataataataataataataataataataataatggcgtatatttttttaatggTGGAAATAATTGTGTTCATGTCAATTGTACAAAGAATACatcaaatgaaaaagatgtttttaatagtagcgtttcaaaaaaaacattaaatgaaaatatgaGTATTGAGAGACCagttatattaaataattcaCAAATGTTGGAAGCATTTATTCAAGGAAGATTATGTTTAAGTTGTGATTCCTTAGATCACCCTATGCCATTATGTCCGAATAATTCTTTTGTATGCCCTAATTGTCATAACGTTTCACATAGAGGAAATGATTGTCCTATGAAATGTCGTTTTTGTTTAAAATATCACATGGGTATTTCTATAATGGACTGTTTAAAAAAAGCAAGGATACAAACGGAGAAGAATAATTCTAATTATGATAAGAAGGATAATCATAATAGTAGCTGTAGTActagtaataataatatgaataaaattaacaaaaatttaaaaagtaATGATGAAAAAGTTAACATAGGTCCCCGATTTGATATTAGTACAAGGCCAGATAATTCATATGGTAGAAGTGTTTATGTATCTAACTTAAGTGAAGACATTTCGAATATACAATTAAGAGATACTATTAATTTACATCTAGATAATGGGTTTGTAGTAAATATTGACAGACAAGATGGATATGCATTTGTGGAGTTGTcaaatttatattctaCATTTCAATTAGTGCAAAAAACTGTCAGTATCAATTttaagaaattaaaaatcCAATTCAAAAAAACTGGGCAGTTTTTAATACCAGATAATCTTTCACAAAGTTTTggaaatatgaaaaattttaatatcaACATTAATATGAATAGTACGAAGAACcacaacaacaataataataattataataataattataataataattataataataattataacaataataataataataacaataataataacaataataataacaataataataacaataataataacaataataataactgtaacaataataataataattataatatagtcgaatataacaataaaaaaacttTAATTGGACCCAGTAATACActttcaaaaaatataccaaatcatatgataaataaaagCTTGTCGAACAAAGGTACAACCTTTATAAATATTCCCCCTAATAGGAGGAGgcaatataataatagaagTGCGAACAATAAGGGTAATATGGGAGCAAACAAACAATACAATAAcaagaataataataataataataaaaagaaaactAATTCTAATGTAAATACTAATCATACTAATAAAAGTAACCAAATCaacaatataattaataataataatattaataataataataatattaatattaataataataataatattattaataatattaatagtaataataatttgaatCAATATTGCAGTAATAATGTTATGACTGTGGAAAATTCTAACACAGGAAAATTTACAAACACCCATTTATTTAATGGAGATACATTCcttgaaaataaaaataaaaatatttacaaatCTTTTCATCCAAAATATTCAAAGAATACACCGCATTTATTCAATAATCAACAAAAACTATTCCATGCAACAGAATTACAAAAAGTACATCAAAATTCAATCGAACCACGTGAAGAAGTCAAGAAAAATGAGAttaaggaaaatataaaaaaaaattttgcTTGTAGCAATTCATTTGACAATGAGATCAATAAATATCATATTCCCCAAAAGGAGAATAACAAAATGTTAACAGAAAATAATTACCAGAAAAATAGGAATTCATACAATGTTAATACAATAATGTTAgatcaaaataaaaagtgtaaaggtaataatttatttggTTCTGTGGAATATAAGATTAACATggagaataaaaataatttttcaaatgaatgtaataattcatatgatcataattttatatataattataatttttcgaatgataataaattacCATATAAATGTAGTACCTctaataattataattgtcctaataataataattctcAAAATGATTACAGCACAACTTATAACCATGGATTTTCAAAGGTTAATGAAAATACTGATAATTCTTCTAGCGACATTCCTTTTAGAAACCATGATAAGAAGATAATAAGTGATTATATGAATTCAAATACGAACACAACAGCCTCAGGATTTTGTCCAAACACTTTATTTACAAGTAATGACATAAGTAATAATTTAATGAATCAAgatgttaatatatatatgaatatatcgaatgaagaaaatcgactaataaacaaaaatatgaGAAATGAAACGAACAAAACTACTGCAACAATTACTACAACTTCTGATAATATCCTGAATGcatctttttttaatactaTGTTGTATGTTAAGGATGATTATGTTGATAAATGTGATGAAGGAAATAATAGCACCAACTGGATAGGATATCCTGAAAATGcgataaataataatagtaataataatataaatataatgaatagtaagaataatatggataatatgaacaatattatttataaaaatccTGCAAGgaattatatgaataatgaaattattGTTAATACTTTAAATACTTTTCCTCATGAGAATAAAAACATATCTccaaaatatataaacgaaaaagaaaatgatgaatTTGAATATAATACTCATTTGAATATTAAAAGTATTTTAGATGATGCGATAGAAATTAATCAGAACACAATAGATTATGATCAAtacaattattatgataatatcACAAGTTTTAATAATAACGATAATAACATTGACAAATATACAATTCAAAATGGTGTGGACCAAAATACGGTTACGAATTATAATACatcaaattataatatacagatgaaagaagaaaataattataaagaaaatgatttattatattatagtaattttgataaaacaaatattaaaaatgaggaacacatatatataaataaaaatatttggAAGGATAAATTTGATaattgttataatatatgtaatgaTATGTTTTTTGGAAATAATGACATTTATGACATCTTTTCAAATTTTAATTCACTCAAAATgtatgaaaataatataacaaatgataatattattgaaAATATAGGAAAGCATGtaaatattgataatattatgaatgAAACTACTATGGATCATATAGAAAATGACGGTACTATAGATCCTATAGAAAATGATGTTACTATTGATCATACGGATAATAATGGcgaagataataatatcgCATATAATGACACGCATATTTtcaacaataatataagaTTCAATAATACAAGATTAAATAATGACACATTCCAAAATGTAGAAGATTGgaataaaaacaaattatcTGATATATTGAAAAACAATGAGAATATAATGtttgatgataataaagatatggcaaatgaaaatgaacaaaataaaaaggacATAGAGGATCAtgaaattttaaatattccttatatgaaaaatatgaagGATAAAGAATTGGACGCAATCGAGCAGGATTTAGAAAGACACATCAAAGCGTTATGgaatataagaaaaattaagATAGTCAAATCTTATGATGTTCAAAAATGA